Within Malus domestica chromosome 04, GDT2T_hap1, the genomic segment CCCCTGTGTCATCCCCAACTGTAAGCTCTAATTCTTGTTGGATTTTTGGATCGTCGGGCCTGCCCCACTCTAACGATACCGATATTGTCCTCGCCTTTAACACCTGCCCAATTCGTCAGGTGTGgagttttaccacaaaaggtCTCGGTACTAGTTAGAGTGGAGTAATCATATTTAAACCCCTTGGTTTCTTTTCCCACCACTGATTTGGGACTTTAACaattctctccctctcgaatAAAACTTGAGGAGCAAGATTTTGTTTTGCAGGATGTCACTTAGGATCGATTCTAATTTTTCGTGTTTCGCAGGCACACTGAACTACAACTGCCAGCCCGCTCCACCTCCAGTTCCTCAGAAAGAAGTCCCTCGCAATTTGTCTGCCTTTGAACGTAATTACCACTAAGCCAGCTCAATTATCTCATCCATTAATTcacataattaaattaatcgCTTGgttattattaatttgttactaATAACTCAAAATTTTGGGGTTTAAACAGCTTGTTACTGGGCTTACTGCGGAGAAGGTAACTGCGTAAGGAACAGTACATACCATTACACCCCCATCTGTGAATGCAACTCCGGCGCCACTAATCTTCTCAATGTCACATTATTCCCCTGCTACAATCAATGTATGAACTCTAACTAATTACTTGTCTTAATTCTGGTTTAAAACATAATTAACAAACTTTCGAGAAGCTGGAGACAGTGACAGGAACTCTAATTTTTTCGTAATCTTTCAGGCACGCTTCAGAGTGACTGTGCGAGCCTTGGAATCAAGGTTGCAAACTCAAATTCCTCCACTAGCCCTGGGAGCACCACTAACTCTGGGAGTGACAATAGTCAAGGTGAGACTGTAATTTGTTTGTTCTTTTTGGGTTATCAAATTTTAGACTTGAGATTAAGGCAAACTAATTAAAAGCCCGTTCGATGACCATgttatttttagattaatttcTAATTAACAATAAGGATCAAGACTTGGTCAAGGGGCTTGAGGTTTCAAAAGTCGACATTTCTTCGTAATTAACTatgaaaataaaacctaaaatctATAACTCAGCCATGTTGAGCACTCAAATAACACAATatgctgatttttttttcttctccttttttcCCCTCGTTTTCCAGCTACGTCGTTTTTGCCCGGAAAGTTCCAGTTGATGGCTGTAGCGATGGTGTCTGTGGGTCTGATTCTGAGGAAGTAGGGTGCAAGAAACCGCCACGGCCGAGATTGTGCATTACATTTGTTCTTGTTTGATCATACTATAGTTTCACTCACTTCAGATTcatttttttgttgtaaaattACTTTGATGTTTCCCCAGTTCATCAGTTTGTATACAGTCAGTTTGTGTAAATAGATCGACACACGGTCATAGCCCGATGACCCATATATTGCACTTGTATACAGATTCTTATGAACCATCAATATGTTGACATCTTCCTTTTGTTTTGGCTTAAACCTTTGGAAAACGCCTTCCTCGGTTTCTTTTTTTGGTCCTGAAAAGTAAATTTCATTAATCTAAAATAAGGTTACGGGCCAACACCGTGGAAGGCAAAATAATCCAAGTATATTGGAGGaaaatagataaataaacgCTTAGCccaattaaataaacaaaaacgaAAACCCAAATCCCTAATATCTAACTGCAAAAAACAGCGTCCGCCGCTGTCATCGCCACAAAAGTCTTGCCAGCAGCTGCCTAAGCAGCAATAGTAGAGAAAATGACCGAGTGGTGAAATCAACCAAGACAACACCACACAACCAAACCTGCAACCAAAAGCACACCACATCCAGATTTCTTCACCAAATACGCAGAACCAAGAGATAGTCACCGGATTCAAATCTTATTCACTAATCTttgcaaatatatacaaacacagTAACACATGGGTATAAGGTGAGGCTAAGGATATGTAAAATACCCTACTTTAGTCATAGCCACAGAACACTTGACCTTGAGGGAATTGTAGCATGCTGGTTGGGGGAGAGAAAGTGAGggagaaaaataaatttgacaacCATATCCGGCCTGGAGTCCTCAAATCAAAACAAAGGACGGGGTGGGATGGATTAGAGCAAGTCCGCCGTTGAACCTTGCTCGGGGGATAGGCGAgaggaaagggcccgagggccgGTGGGTTCGGCTCCAGCGTTGGGCAGctcgagtgagggtgggagcccgagggcCAGGCCCGTGAAGGATTGACAGCCCTTCAGCCCGAGGGGTGTGACGTCAGGCTGACGCCATGCCTGGCGTcggtccttttttttattttttttgtgtcggGCGCATGCCCCTCATGCACGCGTGGGGGTGCGTCAGCTGACACGTTTTCAGTCTGAATGACCAGCGCGCAGTGACctttgggaagccacgtggcttcccacggttcGTTCGATCCCAATAGCTCTTTAATACGAGCCGTCCgatttccaacggtaataaaaaaaaaagctgatttaatatcaaccatttgatctgagatcaacggttgatGTTACtctgctttataaattaaaaaaaaaagttttaaaattaagaaaaattaccgttgtgacacgtggcacaatctggagtgttggaattcaatttttttttaaatccaacggcagagattaattatttgaataaaaaaaatttaaaaattttaaaaaatctgaaaaaaaaatctgaaaattaaaaaaaaaaatgtttctacttttcgataaataccttctcattatcatctaccttacaccacaattttatatgttctcaactactttcaatcacattcctatctttctctcaaagtttcaatccaatttttttcaacataatgactactgatgcaggtacgaattggacgtctcttgaagatgttgcattgtgtactagctaggttgaagttactcatagttCGCGTACGGGTAATGAGACGTGgcacaacgagaacgatttaaaatctgatcgaaatctatcttcaaatattttgaaaagataacaacacgtggcacgatgacattggataaaaatcttatcgaaatctatgaCCAATAATAGTCGTTTTGGGTAAATAACACGTGgcacaacgagaacgatttaaaatatcttatccgaaattacaaataaatttatttagtattattttgtaaaaaaaaaattaataatattttattgcctattgctagggctattcaagtgcaacggtgaagatgcaaaagacagttactgttcattaaggcagttactgttcacagaGTGGATTGAATAGTAGATTGCCTGGAGGGGATGACTCCaagggtggaattgctcttatgGGGGAAGGGAGGCAAAGGGAAAAAGTAAGGGAAGGTGGAGTTTTGGGTTTAGACAGTAGAGGCCAGAGGAGAGAGGGAAGGGAGGAGAGAAGGGTCATGAAGCCCAAAACTTGTTTAATTAAGAAACGGCTTAATGAAGGGGAAATGTTGACTTTGTTGGAGCCCTAAACTTCTTCCACGTGTCACTCTTCTAGAATTACAACTTCCCCTTTTGAATTTTGCACACCTTGTTGAATTTAGTAATTAGCACAAGTCTTTCTGTGCAAAAGGCAAGAAAGAAACTTTAATCAAGTTTAGTTACGTAATTTATAGTAAAATATGATTACGATTAGGTCACCTTTAACCAAATGTATTGTTCTGTACAACAATACATTTGCTCACTAAATTATAATACTAAACAACAAATATAATAGGATTTTGTGGTACAACTGTTAACGGGTTTTGAATTTAATTGGCACCGAAATGAATCAACATCTCATAATTATTGAAAATTCATATAACTTGTTGGTTTTATGGTACAACTAAAGATCACTACGTCTTAGTTTCATCCAGTCTTTAATAACTTGATTAATTTTAGATAATAGTTGATAGAAACAACACTTGTAAGGAGTTTGTTGAAACTAAGAAATATAAGCATGCCTTCTATCCACACAAGAATAAATGAAGTTATTTGAAAATACCTGCTAGTGGAGGAAGACCACCTAAAGATAAGAGACATAGGGCTAAAGAGAGCCAAAAAAGTATTATTTGTGTATAATCATGCATAATTTCGAATGCTATCAATTCTATTACGTAGATCAAATGATACAATTCAAGCAAAAGTTCTTAGATTCATGCAATTTGATTGACACCTAGTTAGATCAACATCTCATAATTACATATAATTCTTGTGACTTATTGATTTTGTAATACAACTCAAAATTAACATGTCTTGAATTCGATTGACACTCGTTCGGACCAGCATCTCATAATTACCAAACTCTATGGTTTTTTCGTTGTCATCAAATATTAGGATTTGAAAGGTGATTATGTCCATAAACTTGGAGATCAAAACCTGAATGATTCTTTGTACTAGTAGTATCGACGTGTTGACTTTGGCAAACCCTAGGTGGACCCAAAGAGAAAAAAATCCCATTTTATTGAAGATAACTTTGACGTGAACAATTGGCTTGGCAATTACAACCCCTCTTCAAtggcggatccacagtggggtcaaTGGGGTCACACGACTccttggaagccatggaaaCAACCTTAGAGACCCCTTGGAGCTGCTGGTGTGACCCCTTGGCTGCACACCAAGTGTTTGACGAAAGGTCTGAAAGAACTCCATGGCGAAATTGTACGGATTTGTATCCACCATGAAGGAGGGAAGGTCTCGGCTTGTGAAAGATAATGGCAAACCTGGTAATTCTATTGGACATGGAAGGACATTGTTCGTACCAGAACTAGTATTATCCCGGATGAGATCTTTGTACCCGTTAAAGTAATAGTAGTAGATGTCGAAAACCGTGGCTGGCTGAATCCAAAGCAGCACGCGTGGGAGGTGAAGTTCATGTGCCATCCCTGCCGACCAAGGGAGAAGTAATGAGTAGACTAGGCAAGTGTAAGGGTGACCCTCGTTTGCACTTGCGACTACAAGGTCGGTGATGGCTTGTGCTCCGTGGTGCCGCAACTCCGACATGTAGTGGTCGATGTTGTCACCGGGCTTAAACCTGTCATCGTACCCATCAGAGAAGGGCGCATAAGTCAATCCATCTGGAATTGAGCCATTGCCTATGTGATGATGAGCTAAGAGACTGGTAACGAAGGTGACATGCGCACCTGTAGTGTTGATAAGGCGCTTGGCGTATTGGAGGGAAGGGTTGATGTGGCCTTGAGTCGGATATGTGACAAGTAGAAAGCGGTGTTGCACCATGGCAGCGCATGTGATTGCGGAGGTGCGTGGAGTTGTTGGAAGTAGAATAAGTAGACTTGATGAAATGACGATATGCATGTcgtttctgttaaaaaaaatttgcgcGCTGCGCGCGCTATCCTTATTGACCCCCCaaacattatttcctggatccgccactgcccCTCTTCAcgtttgtttttaaaaaaaattatggaacCTTCTTCCAGTTGACAAACTCAGGCCGCCATTGGAAGCTTCTCTTCCACTTTGATACCTTCACAAATTTTCAGTCTTAATCTCATATCAATTATGCTCATAAGCGTGTTGATTTAGtaaataattaattcttttattttctttgtttgggTGCTAAGAAATCTTGAAACCCCTtcaaactttatatatatatatagagagagccTAACATCATCAGAAACAACACCCCCTTCACATCTTCACATaaacctcttctctctctctctctctctctctctctctctctctctctctttaaaaaACTGATACAAATGGCTTTCTCTAACTCCATGGCCTTTTTAGCTGTGCTTCTGATAGCGCTGCCCATCGCTGCCTTCGCCTGGGACTTGCCGAATAACTCTACTATTGGCGGTAAGCACTTCATTTTCTCTccgaaacattttttttttcaaactttgtcTGAAACTCACATAGGCTCGACGAACAAAGAGAAGATGTTTATGAACGACATATAAtcctttttattattattattcgtATCAGttggtttctttcttcttaCACATCTTCTTGTTGTTGCAGCTCACATATGTGACCGAATTGAGTGTGGAAAGGGAACGTGCAAAGCCGATTTAACCAAACCATTAGGTTACACATGTGAGTGTGACGCTAACTGGAAGCGAACGCGTGACGGTGACGATGATCTGCAGTTTCTCCCCTGTGTCATCCCCAACTGTAAGCTCAAATCCTCTCCCTCTCAAATAAAATGTTCAGAAGCGAGATTCCGTTTTGCAGGATGTCACTTATGATCGATCAATTCTAATTTTCACGTTTTTGCAGGCTCACTGAACACCAACTGCCAGCCAGCTCCACCTCCAGTTCCTCAGAATGATGTTCCTAACGATATATCCGCCTTTGATCGTAATTACCACTAAACCAGCTCGATCATCTCATCCGTTAATCCACAATTAAATTAATCACTCGGTTCTTTTTACTAATAACATGTATTTTCGGGTGTTAAACAGCTTGTTACTATGCTTACTGCGGAGAAGGTAAATGCGTAAGGAACACCACATACCATTACACACCCTTCTGTGAATGCAAATCCAGCGCCACTAATCTTCTCAACGTCAAGGCTTTTCCCTGCTACTATCAATGTAAGAACACTAAATAAACTTGTTTTAATCCTGGTTTAGAACATacttacaaactttcaagaagcTGGAGAAAGTACTGGGAGCTCTAATCTTTTCGTAATCTTTCAGGCGCGCTTCAGGCTGACTGCGAGAGCCTCGGAATTAAGGTTGCAGACTCAAATTCCTCCACTGACAATAGTGAAGGTGAGATTGTTTGTTCTTCGTTTTGGGTTATCGAATTTTAAACTTAATGTGAAGGCAAACTAATTAAAAGCTTGTACGATAACCACGTCGTTTTTagattaattttctaattaactTGCTTGACAAGAAGGATTAAGACTTTGTCAAGGGGCTTGAGGTTTCAAAAGTTCATTTCTACGCAATTGACTTTGAAAATATAGCTTAATTTATTTCTACAACTCAGCCATGTTGAGCACACAAATGACGCAATatgttgactttttttttttttttttttttttttgctcctcTCGTTTTCCAGCTACGTCGTTTTTGCCCGGAAAGTTCCAGTTGTTGGCCGTGGTGATGCTGTCTGTGGGTCTGATTCTGAGGAAGTAGGGTGCAAGAAAACGCCACGGTCGAGATTCTGCATTACATTTGTTCTTGTTTgatcatactttagtttcactcACTTCAGATTCATTTTTTTGTTGTAACATTGCTTTGATGTATCCCCAGTTCATCAGTTTGTATAAAGTCTGTTTACGTAAATAAATCGACACACGGTCATAGCCCGATGACTCTCATATACGGCACTTGTATACAGATTTTTACGAGTACAATAATTTTATGAACCATCTATCATTGACAGAGCAGATTTTCAACAAGTATTGTATGGCTTTCTAAGCTACACAGACACAGACACAGACACAGACACGCACACAGACACGCACACACACTAACATACACCGGGTAGATATAGATTTCTCGACGTCATAAGCAAATCAACTTTCCGCAACAAAGGAAAAGATTTTACAAGTCGATAAAATCCACCCTCGTGAAACAATTAGAACTGATGCAATCAGCATAAGAAATGAAGACAAAGAGGTCATacactaataaaaaaattcattagaACACTTCCAAAACAATCGAAAAGCTTTTACACGTTGATCAAACCTGCCGTTACCAGACAATTAGAAGGACAGATGCCATCAACATAAATAgaacacaaccaaaaacatgATCAAGTTATAAATACGCCACTCAGGTTGCAACCGAAATCATATCGCAGGTTCTGTATGATTTAGGCTTCAAGTTAACTGGTAACACGTAGTAATCCAAGCATTGAGTACAGGTGTACCATCGAGCGTTTTACTCCATAACTTTTTAAGATGCCATTGCAAAGAGAGAGCCACATGCATCATACATCACACAAGAGAGCGATTAACTACTAACATAAGTGGTTCACCGATCGATACTCAGTTCATTTTCGAGTAACATTGATCACAAAAAGCTACCAAGTTTAAATATCAGTTCAAAAGAAATGTTGTTGAAATCTTACCTATTCTGGAAGACAAACTGAAACGCGGGAATCACTTGACCCTCGAAAGCCTCAAGAAAAGCTTGGGTTACAGTTGATGGAGGCAGTTCTCAGTATACTCTCCTAAAATTATACAGAAACAGGACTGCCAATAACTCAAAATATAATAGCAGAAGTGTGAGCTAAGAATCTAAGACAGTAACGAGGTCCATTCGGGTGACTGAAAATCGCAGAAGCACGAAGGTAATTCATTTCACATTATTTCACAATTCACAATTCCATCATTCTTTAGTATCATTAGTATACCACTGGTCGAAACCGCAATGCTCAACAAACAATAAGACTATCGAATGCAGAATTTTCGACAAATTTCCCATTTCGCCAATCTAAAATTACACCAAAGCAGCTAAATTTCACCAGTAAATACTGAACAACAAGCAGCAAGTACCAAAACCCCCCAAAAATATGGAAAAAAACAGAGTACTAATGGAGATTCCAAATACTCACCACCACCGGAGAACCCGAAAAAAGCCAATCACTTGGTCTTCACATCCACTCCATCCGTGCCCGCAATGATCACCGCCGTCGCCATGTCCAAGAACAACCCATGTTCCACAACcccttc encodes:
- the LOC103408711 gene encoding uncharacterized protein; the encoded protein is MAFSKSIAFLAVLLVALPIAAFADWPYNLAPTIAAQICDQVECGKGTCKFDINEPLGFTCECDPNWKRTRDGDDDLKFLPCVIPNCTLNYNCQPAPPPVPQKEVPRNLSAFEPCYWAYCGEGNCVRNSTYHYTPICECNSGATNLLNVTLFPCYNQCTLQSDCASLGIKVANSNSSTSPGSTTNSGSDNSQATSFLPGKFQLMAVAMVSVGLILRK
- the LOC139195101 gene encoding phloretin 4'-O-glucosyltransferase-like yields the protein MVQHRFLLVTYPTQGHINPSLQYAKRLINTTGAHVTFVTSLLAHHHIGNGSIPDGLTYAPFSDGYDDRFKPGDNIDHYMSELRHHGAQAITDLVVASANEGHPYTCLVYSLLLPWSAGMAHELHLPRVLLWIQPATVFDIYYYYFNGYKDLIRDNTSSGTNNVLPCPIELPGLPLSFTSRDLPSFMVDTNPYNFAMEFFQTFRQTLGVQPRGHTSSSKGSLRLFPWLPRSRVTPLTPLWIRH
- the LOC103434157 gene encoding uncharacterized protein: MAFSNSMAFLAVLLIALPIAAFAWDLPNNSTIGAHICDRIECGKGTCKADLTKPLGYTCECDANWKRTRDGDDDLQFLPCVIPNCSLNTNCQPAPPPVPQNDVPNDISAFDPCYYAYCGEGKCVRNTTYHYTPFCECKSSATNLLNVKAFPCYYQCALQADCESLGIKVADSNSSTDNSEATSFLPGKFQLLAVVMLSVGLILRK